The following are from one region of the Rosistilla carotiformis genome:
- a CDS encoding ATP-dependent zinc protease family protein, translating to MMTEKTPDQPVIGWREWVALPDLGIGRIKAKVDTGARSSSLHAIDIEEQVRDGVTYLHFKVLPAQRKERFVHVAAELLEYRHVRSSSGKASSRPVILTKVQILGQSWPIELTLANRTSMGFRMLLGREAFRGRMLVDAGKSYYGGKPKRRPSSS from the coding sequence ATGATGACCGAGAAAACCCCCGACCAGCCCGTGATCGGATGGCGAGAATGGGTTGCGTTGCCCGATCTTGGGATCGGACGAATCAAAGCCAAAGTCGATACGGGGGCACGGTCGAGCAGTTTGCACGCGATCGACATCGAGGAACAAGTTCGCGACGGCGTGACCTATTTGCATTTCAAAGTGCTGCCGGCCCAACGCAAAGAGCGGTTTGTGCATGTGGCTGCCGAGTTGCTGGAATATCGACACGTCCGCAGCAGCAGCGGGAAAGCCTCTTCGCGTCCGGTGATCTTAACCAAAGTCCAAATCTTGGGCCAAAGCTGGCCGATCGAATTGACCCTAGCCAACCGCACTTCCATGGGCTTCCGCATGCTGTTGGGGCGCGAAGCGTTCCGTGGACGGATGCTGGTCGACGCTGGGAAGTCCTATTATGGTGGCAAGCCCAAGCGACGACCTTCGTCCAGTTAA
- a CDS encoding RimK family alpha-L-glutamate ligase, whose translation MKLAILSCSLNCYSTRRLRESAIARGHSVKVLNTLKFAIDVEQGVPELYFRSKRLSHYDAVLPRIGSSITYFGTAVVRQFEQMDVFCANSSNGISNSRDKLRSLQILSRHQIGIPQTTFVRDRKDVLPAIDRIGGAPVIIKLLEGTQGVGVILADNVKVAEAIIETLHSTRQNVLVQKFVSESKGRDIRAFVVGDQVVAAMRRVAQGSEFRSNVHRGGRTEPVELDETYCQVAIRAAQIMGLRVAGVDMLEGNDGPQVMEVNSSPGLEGIESCTQLDVAGAIIDYMAAQVDFPEIDLRQRLTVSRGYGVTEIYIPEGSEYVGKTIDESGLPEMDINVLTLYRGTTVIPNPRLKRSLEPGDRLLCFGKLDHMRSMIPERTRRKRRPVVKVLPQSADRSEPAASPNDAADSEVQS comes from the coding sequence ATGAAACTCGCCATCCTTTCCTGCAGTCTCAACTGTTACAGTACTCGACGTCTGCGGGAGTCGGCGATCGCCCGCGGCCATTCGGTTAAGGTGCTCAACACGCTGAAATTTGCGATCGACGTGGAGCAAGGCGTCCCCGAGCTGTATTTCCGCAGCAAACGTCTGAGCCACTACGACGCGGTGTTGCCTCGGATCGGATCGTCGATCACTTATTTTGGTACGGCCGTCGTTCGCCAATTCGAGCAGATGGACGTGTTCTGCGCGAATTCGTCGAACGGGATCTCGAACTCTCGCGACAAACTGCGCAGCCTGCAAATCCTCAGCCGACACCAGATTGGCATCCCGCAAACGACCTTTGTCCGCGATCGAAAAGATGTCTTGCCCGCGATCGACAGGATCGGTGGGGCGCCGGTCATCATCAAACTGCTCGAAGGAACGCAGGGCGTTGGCGTGATCCTGGCCGACAACGTCAAGGTTGCCGAAGCGATCATCGAAACGCTGCACAGCACGCGGCAAAACGTCTTAGTTCAGAAGTTTGTTTCCGAAAGCAAAGGACGCGATATCCGCGCGTTCGTCGTTGGCGACCAAGTCGTCGCGGCGATGCGACGGGTCGCCCAAGGGAGCGAGTTCCGTAGCAATGTGCATCGCGGGGGACGCACCGAACCGGTGGAATTGGACGAAACGTATTGCCAGGTCGCGATTCGCGCCGCCCAAATCATGGGGCTCCGCGTCGCGGGGGTCGATATGCTCGAAGGCAACGACGGCCCGCAAGTGATGGAAGTCAATTCGTCCCCCGGTCTGGAAGGGATCGAATCCTGCACGCAATTGGATGTCGCCGGAGCGATCATCGACTACATGGCCGCTCAAGTCGACTTCCCCGAAATCGATCTCCGTCAACGCTTGACGGTCAGTCGCGGGTACGGCGTCACCGAAATCTATATTCCCGAGGGTTCCGAATACGTTGGCAAGACGATCGATGAATCGGGCTTGCCCGAGATGGACATCAATGTGCTCACGTTGTATCGCGGCACGACCGTGATCCCCAATCCACGTCTGAAGCGATCGTTGGAACCGGGGGACCGTTTGTTGTGTTTTGGGAAACTGGACCACATGCGCAGCATGATCCCCGAACGGACTCGCCGCAAGCGACGCCCGGTTGTGAAGGTGTTGCCGCAAAGTGCCGATCGTTCCGAACCTGCGGCCAGCCCAAACGACGCTGCCGATTCCGAAGTTCAGTCCTAA
- a CDS encoding sulfite exporter TauE/SafE family protein has protein sequence MQSLKKMWPFGLWLVAFYCVWLGLVTWGNEWSSLRSHWPIAMAMALGSYVAGSTPMGGGTVGFPVLVLWFDMPGSLGRNFGLAVQSIGMVSASVYILSARRPIDCGLLRPAILGALIGTPLGAALIAPYVPDLWIKLTFAVIWCSFGILHLIKLRELVQTEGVSDLWRGWDRWIGLTLGVTGGIIASLTGVGIDMLIYATLVLLYRADLKIAIPTSVVIMAVTSVIGITSNAILARINPSLYFMDPEVYANWLAAAPIVALGAPFGALIVNLISRTPTLLAVSTLCILQFVWTIIQEGVTGLALAGAVGAVLAVNGLFHLLYQCGNDRPILEDLPFELPNGASSIELADIED, from the coding sequence ATGCAATCGCTGAAAAAGATGTGGCCTTTCGGACTGTGGTTGGTCGCGTTTTATTGTGTCTGGTTGGGTCTTGTTACCTGGGGAAATGAGTGGTCGTCGCTACGATCCCATTGGCCGATTGCCATGGCGATGGCATTGGGTTCGTATGTTGCGGGATCGACACCGATGGGTGGCGGAACGGTTGGTTTCCCCGTGTTGGTGCTGTGGTTCGACATGCCGGGTTCGCTTGGCCGGAACTTTGGGCTGGCGGTCCAATCGATCGGCATGGTTTCGGCCAGCGTCTATATTCTGTCAGCCCGCCGACCGATCGACTGTGGACTATTGCGGCCGGCAATATTGGGAGCGTTGATCGGTACGCCGTTGGGCGCCGCGCTGATCGCTCCCTACGTTCCCGACCTTTGGATCAAGTTGACCTTTGCCGTGATCTGGTGCAGCTTTGGGATCTTGCACCTGATTAAGCTGCGTGAATTGGTTCAGACCGAAGGGGTCAGCGACCTCTGGCGCGGCTGGGATCGTTGGATTGGATTGACGCTGGGAGTCACCGGTGGAATCATCGCGTCGCTGACAGGCGTCGGGATCGACATGCTAATTTATGCGACGTTAGTATTGCTGTACCGTGCCGATTTGAAGATCGCGATCCCAACATCGGTTGTGATCATGGCAGTGACCTCGGTGATCGGAATCACCTCCAACGCGATCCTCGCGCGGATCAATCCAAGCCTCTACTTCATGGATCCCGAAGTTTACGCCAATTGGCTCGCCGCCGCCCCGATCGTTGCCCTTGGCGCCCCGTTTGGCGCTTTGATCGTTAACCTGATCTCACGGACTCCCACGCTCCTGGCGGTTTCCACGCTGTGCATCCTGCAATTTGTCTGGACAATCATCCAAGAAGGGGTCACGGGGCTGGCATTGGCTGGAGCCGTCGGAGCTGTACTAGCGGTCAACGGACTGTTCCATCTGTTGTACCAGTGTGGCAACGACCGCCCGATTCTCGAAGACTTGCCCTTTGAATTGCCAAACGGGGCAAGTTCGATTGAACTGGCTGACATCGAAGACTGA
- a CDS encoding MarR family winged helix-turn-helix transcriptional regulator, which yields MASPAKSFNAQHARFDSPEQEVFLHLWRTYDCLKAVEEQLFSQHDLSPQQYNALRLLQQVAPDGMQTMELGRRLISRAPDTTRMLDRLEKRGLIQRTRRAENRRVVEIGLTDHGHALLTQLAEAVLAMHQQQLGHLDTNQRHQLIELLKVARRPHEDASCDWLDDGT from the coding sequence ATGGCATCTCCTGCAAAATCTTTCAACGCGCAACACGCCCGCTTCGATTCTCCCGAGCAGGAGGTCTTCCTGCATCTTTGGCGGACCTACGACTGCCTGAAAGCGGTTGAAGAACAGTTGTTTTCGCAACACGATCTCTCGCCCCAGCAGTACAACGCGCTTCGCTTGCTGCAACAGGTCGCTCCCGATGGGATGCAGACGATGGAACTGGGACGTCGGTTGATCTCTCGCGCTCCCGATACAACACGGATGTTGGATCGGTTGGAAAAACGTGGCCTGATCCAACGGACACGGCGGGCCGAAAACCGTCGCGTGGTGGAGATCGGCTTGACCGATCACGGACATGCGTTGCTGACGCAACTGGCCGAAGCGGTCTTGGCGATGCACCAACAGCAGCTGGGCCACCTCGATACAAACCAGAGACACCAATTGATTGAATTGCTGAAAGTGGCTCGACGTCCGCACGAGGATGCGAGCTGCGATTGGTTGGATGATGGGACTTAA
- a CDS encoding DUF1559 domain-containing protein: MRSRSIRPAFTLVELLVVIAIIGILVGLLLPAVQAAREAARRMQCTNNVRQIGLACHNYHSTLRRMPPGRLVYDGTNSAGAPTKVVTGFLAMLLPYMEGANLHDIYDQTYGFDDVANQTAVNMEVAAFTCPSPPGDRTMPIYSGWNMGWTTDPAALDPTLTGFETSYQGVRGLHHLSGDPSTGQTHVWDEKCGILNETGSRFADITDGTNNTLLLFEMTGKPTHWLFGKVQPTATNAQFYSYGPWAGNNGVGIYNWSNDGLTKGCDTCNRFINVDNEASPYGFHPGVVVIVLADGSTRTLAETVDAQVFVDLCRKQDGNVLGDY; this comes from the coding sequence ATGCGCTCACGGTCTATCCGTCCCGCCTTCACGTTAGTTGAATTGCTTGTTGTCATCGCCATCATTGGCATCTTGGTTGGACTGCTTTTGCCAGCGGTTCAAGCGGCACGCGAAGCCGCCCGTCGGATGCAATGCACCAACAATGTTCGTCAAATCGGCCTGGCATGCCACAATTACCATTCGACGCTCCGCCGGATGCCCCCCGGGCGCTTGGTTTACGATGGCACGAACTCAGCCGGGGCTCCCACCAAGGTCGTGACGGGATTCTTGGCAATGCTGTTGCCCTACATGGAAGGAGCGAACCTGCACGACATCTATGACCAAACCTATGGCTTTGACGATGTGGCCAACCAAACCGCGGTCAACATGGAAGTGGCAGCCTTCACATGTCCGTCGCCCCCTGGCGACCGGACGATGCCAATTTATTCGGGCTGGAACATGGGCTGGACGACCGATCCGGCGGCATTGGATCCGACCTTGACCGGATTTGAAACGTCGTACCAAGGCGTCCGCGGCCTGCACCATCTGTCGGGCGATCCATCGACCGGCCAGACACACGTCTGGGACGAAAAGTGCGGCATCCTTAACGAAACGGGCAGCCGATTCGCGGATATCACCGATGGCACCAACAACACCCTGCTGTTGTTCGAAATGACGGGCAAACCAACCCATTGGTTGTTCGGCAAAGTGCAGCCCACGGCCACCAATGCTCAGTTTTACAGTTATGGTCCGTGGGCCGGAAATAACGGTGTCGGAATCTACAATTGGTCCAACGATGGGCTCACCAAAGGCTGCGACACATGCAACCGATTCATCAACGTCGATAACGAAGCGTCACCCTACGGATTCCATCCCGGCGTCGTTGTCATCGTGCTGGCCGACGGTTCGACACGTACGCTCGCGGAAACGGTCGATGCCCAGGTCTTTGTCGACTTATGTCGTAAGCAGGACGGAAATGTGCTCGGCGACTACTAG